One part of the Rutidosis leptorrhynchoides isolate AG116_Rl617_1_P2 chromosome 1, CSIRO_AGI_Rlap_v1, whole genome shotgun sequence genome encodes these proteins:
- the LOC139859224 gene encoding membralin-like protein At1g60995 gives MDPEQTFIRVQERFSHVLTPRIRAFLEYIYLFIAITLFCILVVMHANYVQQPGCSSGVTTTKAQLIQIKITSAGLWSRNKPWYKSKNVRNKPWYKSKNVNDQETIADDQQVVDQSIDGSTFLDARSWSNWVSSSGRNGKSALKFWKLNHELLETQPEISTSSNIVKDTLEKNKKDESRIRSPMSTKELLKIAMLPIIRKWYDRFSFLWKHSTRILGSLWYTRKLQDVAGIHLNIDINKCLRILYLDKINSLAVQWLETRSNAFEATYLYTMEKGYFLLPERAKSQHNIQTVNINISARDSCFGNRWQQLLINRLVGYDTILMNSLLNSPGQGYLYNYQTKEFYNLTYAHAQPEGSARFGDYFATKFGVLMMSLFVFFTTTMSVSFTLRETQTRMLKFTVQLQHHARHHLPTFQLIFVHVLESLVFVPIMIGILFFLFEFYDDQLLAFMVLTLVWLCELFTLISVRTPISMKFFPRFFLLYFLAFHIYFFSYTHGFSYLALSTTAAFMQHLILYFWNRFEVPALQRFTQSRLALIRQQPDFHINSSTILASTLHITQLNPSRTAPLVDTTNLISGSQAAPTLIQTNRFSENTETQARSENDGGTNHGTMNFFSSILLWILGGASSEGFNSFLSMFRDVRDQRQTYAETPPQENRATQTSQSI, from the exons CCTGGTTGTTCAAGTGGAGTTACAACTACTAAGGCCCAGCTTATCCAAATTAAG ATAACTAGTGCTGGCTTGTGGTCACGAAATAAACCATGGTATAAATCAAAGAATGTTAGAAATAAACCATGGTATAAATCAAAGAATGTAAATGACCAAGAAACTATAGCAGATGATCAGCAAGTAGTAGATCAAAGTATTGATGGATCAACCTTTTTGGATGCACGGTCTTGGTCAAATTGGGTCAGTTCAAGTGGTAGGAATGGGAAATCAGCTCTAAAATTCTGGAAGTTAAATCATGAACTTCTTGAAACACAACCTGAAATTTCTACTAGTAGTAATATTGTAAAAGACACCCTTGAGAAAAACAAGAAAGATGAGTCACGTATCAGGTCTCCTATGTCAACCAAAGAATTATTAAAAATTGCGATGTTACCCATTATCAGGAAGTGGTATGATCGCTTCTCATTTCTCTGGAAACATTCAACTCGAATTTTGGGAAGTTTATGG TATACCCGGAAATTGCAGGATGTTGCAGGTATCCATCTGAATATTGATATCAATAAATGTCTTCGTATACTTTACCTGGACAAGATTAATTCATTGGCAG TGCAGTGGCTTGAAACGAGAAGCAATGCATTTGAAGCAACTTATCTATATACAATGGAAAAG GGCTACTTTTTACTGCCTGAAAGAGCTAAATCTCAACATAACATCCAAACTGTTAATATTAACATTTCTGCGCGTGACTCCTGCTTTGGGAACAG GTGGCAGCAACTTCTGATCAATAGGCTTGTAGGATATGATACGATTTTGATGAACAGTTTACTCAATTCTCCAGGTCAAG GTTATCTATATAATTACCAGACAAAAGAATTTTACAATCTTACATATGCGCATGCGCAACCTGAAGGATCCGCTAGATTTGGAG ACTATTTTGCTACCAAGTTTGGTGTGCTTATGATGTCTCTGTTTGTTTTCTTCACCACAACAATGTCAGTTTCATTTACACTTAGGGAGACACAAACTCGGATGCTCAAGTTCACAG TGCAGCTCCAACACCATGCTCGGCATCATCTCCcgacttttcagttaatttttgtACACGTATTAGAATCTCTCGTCTTTGTACCC ATAATGATAGGCATCTTGTTTTTCCTTTTTGAGTTTTATGACGACCAACTTTTAGCTTTCATGGTGTTGACTCTTGTCTGGCTTTGTGAACTCTTTACTCTTATCAG CGTGCGTACACCAATATCAATGAAGTTCTTTCCTCGTTTCTTTTTGTTATACTTTCTGGCGTTCCATATATATTTCTTCTCCTACACTCATG GATTTTCATATTTGGCACTATCAACAACAGCTGCATTTATGCAACACCTAATTCTCTACTTCTGGAATCGGTTTGAG GTTCCTGCTCTGCAAAGATTTACGCAATCCCGACTCGCACTAATTCGTCAACAACCAGACTTCCATATCAACTCATCCACCATCCTCGCCTCAACTCTACATATCACTCAATTGAACCCGTCGAGAACCGCTCCCCTTGTCGATACAACAAATTTGATTTCTGGTAGTCAAGCTGCCCCAACACTAATTCAAACGAACAGGTTTTCAGAAAACACGGAAACCCAGGCACGATCCGAGAATGACGGTGGGACAAACCATGGGACCATGAATTTCTTTAGTTCAATTTTGTTATGGATCTTGGGAGGTGCCTCTTCGGAAGGTTTCAACTCGTTTCTTTCTATGTTCAGAGATGTTAGAGACCAACGTCAAACTTATGCAGAGACCCCACCACAAGAGAACCGTGCAACACAAACATCTCAATCAATCTGA
- the LOC139859235 gene encoding uncharacterized protein, which produces MEKMSQAMERMRMLVGIEVEDDQQHTDEESSFAFMDDFNRNCTLSTKQRLYGFAICLVSGLTCTLMSMLVFFNPIKFGVAFTFGNLLSLGSTGFLIGPKRQVNMMLDPVRIYATALYLASILLALLCALYVHNKLLTLVAIILEFGALIWYSMSYIPFARAMVSKIMVACFDTEF; this is translated from the exons ATGGAGAAAATGAGTCAGGCTATGGAGAGGATGAGAATGCTCGTCGGAATTGAAGTCGAAGATGATCAACAACATACCGATGAAGAATCATCTTTTGCATTTATGGATGACTTTAATCGCAACTGTACTTTGTCCACCAAACAG AGGCTATATGGTTTTGCTATATGTTTGGTTTCAGGTTTGACTTGTACACTTATG TCAATGCTAGTTTTCTTCAATCCGATCAAGTTTGGCGTAGCATTCACTTTTGGAAATCTACTTTCACTTGGGAG CACAGGGTTCTTAATAGGCCCTAAGCGGCAAGTGAATATGATGCTTGATCCTGTTAGAATTTATGCAACTGCCTTGTACCTTGCGAGCATTTTACTTGCCTTGTTATGTGCTCTCTAT GTTCATAACAAGCTATTGACACTGGTGGCAATCATCTTGGAGTTTGGTGCCCTCATTTG GTATAGCATGAGCTATATTCCTTTTGCTCGGGCTATGGTGTCGAAAATCATGGTAGCTTGCTTTGACACCGAGTTTTAA